One Bacillota bacterium genomic region harbors:
- a CDS encoding cell wall hydrolase: MSAATRARVAPRLLAAALAAAVAAGSPATVLAAAPASQGPPPPGVTVNGEPLDLSEVRNLQGTLYAPFDELVEAFAGQYYFDPASRTGRGFLTEEGSVVTARAGDPRLDVDGRTVAAPAPRMEAKLMVPLAAFFRALGAQVRWDAARHQAVVLWPAARVEQPDPAGATAAAAPADPAPADPPAPAVDPAELLLMEQVVNAEAYGAPEETQLAVAAVIVNRLRSGLWGKTLSDVLMAPGQFAVVRTGAYRLHPLAPGVEEAVRRALAGEDPTHGALYFTDLASVPAAWKDPARFTLTLTSGGMVFFRPRS; this comes from the coding sequence TTGTCCGCTGCAACGAGGGCGCGGGTCGCCCCGCGCCTCCTGGCCGCCGCGCTGGCGGCGGCGGTGGCGGCCGGCAGCCCGGCGACGGTCCTGGCCGCCGCGCCGGCCAGCCAGGGCCCGCCGCCACCCGGCGTGACGGTCAACGGCGAACCCCTCGACCTCAGCGAAGTGAGGAACCTGCAGGGGACGCTCTACGCGCCCTTCGATGAGTTGGTCGAGGCGTTCGCCGGCCAGTACTACTTCGATCCGGCCAGCCGCACCGGGCGGGGCTTCCTGACGGAGGAGGGCTCGGTGGTGACGGCGCGCGCGGGCGATCCGCGGCTGGACGTCGACGGCCGCACCGTCGCGGCCCCGGCGCCGCGCATGGAGGCCAAGCTGATGGTGCCGCTGGCGGCCTTCTTCCGCGCCCTGGGCGCCCAGGTCCGCTGGGACGCCGCGCGCCATCAGGCCGTCGTCCTCTGGCCGGCCGCCCGGGTGGAGCAGCCCGATCCGGCCGGCGCCACCGCGGCCGCGGCTCCCGCCGATCCCGCCCCGGCCGACCCGCCGGCGCCCGCCGTCGATCCGGCCGAGCTCCTGCTGATGGAGCAGGTGGTCAACGCCGAGGCGTACGGCGCCCCGGAGGAGACCCAGCTGGCCGTGGCCGCGGTCATCGTCAACCGCCTCCGCTCGGGCCTCTGGGGGAAGACGCTCTCCGACGTCCTGATGGCGCCCGGCCAGTTCGCCGTCGTCCGCACGGGCGCCTACCGGCTCCACCCGCTGGCGCCGGGGGTCGAGGAGGCCGTCCGGCGCGCGCTGGCCGGCGAGGATCCCACGCACGGGGCGCTCTACTTCACGGACCTGGCCTCGGTGCCCGCCGCCTGGAAGGATCCGGCCCGCTTCACCCTGACGCTGACCAGCGGCGGCATGGTCTTCTTCCGCCCGCGCTCGTAG